The DNA segment CCTGCTGAAGCATCCATCCCACGCCAGCGTGCCTTGGGAACGAGCTCACTTTCCTCCTTGGAGCTCTGAGCACTGTGGCACTGCCACACAgcctggtgtccccagcacagTGAGAGCTCTGTCACCTGCCATAACACACCTCGGTGTCCCCAGCATCATGAGGGCTCTGTCACCTGCCATAACAcacctgggtgtccccagcacagTGAGGGCTCTGTCACCTGCCATAGCAcacctgggtgtccccagcacagTGAGGGCTCTGTCACCTGCCATAACACACCTCGGTGTCCCCAGCACAGTGAGGGCTCTGTCACCTGCCATAACACACCTCGGTGTCCCCAGCACCATGAGGGCTCTGTCACCTGCCATAACACACCTCGGTGTCCCCAGCATCATGAGGGCTCTGTCACCTGCCATAGCAcacctgggtgtccccagcaccACAAGGGTTCTGTCACCAGCTCCCACGGGCCGGAGGGATCAGCTGGAGCTTGGGCAACACTGCAGCCTGAGGTGTGTTAAAATAAAACTCACAACCGGTCACACGCTGAGTGCCTCAGGCACCTGTTAGAAGTACTTTTCTACCCTAAACCACACTGCATTCACACATGGCCAAGCCTCCACCGTCTGGAGAAGAGCCTGCAAACTGCCCCACTAATTGTGTACAATTCATCAGGGCACTCCAACGCCCTGACCCACCCgtgctgagcacccccagcatCACCACACAAAAACAATGATGGTCCTCTTCATGGTCAGTCCATAAATTTCCTGGAAGTCCGTGGGAAGGATCAGCTACACTGAACACTACACCAAACACACTGCTGTCATTTCAGACCATTTCTGCTGAAATGCTGACACTCCTCATCACGCCAGCACAGCTACAAAGGGCTTGCAGTCTCCTTCACGTTAAATAATAACTGGATGTATGCTAATTGCCTTTCCTCCAGTGAACTGTCTGCATTCCCTCCCGATTTCCTGTAGCTACAAATATGATAATCAGGAGAACAAAGACTTTAGCACAGCCACTCGGGCACAGCAAATGCAGCGGAGTGTGTACgcctgactccagcagcagcagcagcagaaggcagaCCTGCAACCTCGCTGCTCGGAGCACCCCGAGCCCACCTTCAGGAGCTGTCAACAAAAATTGGTGTAAAACCGCACACGGGAGCGAAGTTTCTCACTGGAACTTCCCGGACAATGCAGCCCCTTAGCAACGCGGCCGTTCTCAAATCAACCGATCCACCTTTATTTCCCACTTCCTCCCAAACTCTCCGGACAGCAACTTCTGGCACTCCATCAGTCCCCTTTTATCCCAGTTTCTTTTTATAAATCCAAGGTCAGGTTTCCTCTGCCATCTCATGTGATGCACTGGACTGAAGTTCTGCCAGCGTGGTCGGTCCCCACGCTGCCAAACCCCCTCCCGAGCTCCCCTCCGCCCGTCCTGCCGCCCACCGGGCATCTCCAGCGGACACAGCAACCAAGCGGGCAGCGCCAGCTCCGCCAGCGACGCCGAACGACgcctattaaaaataaaaccccgTTGCACCGAgtcccccccaccccggggcggctcgggggtcccgggcccgGCCTCGCCCCTCACCTCCTCCTCGCTCTCGCTGCGGAAGCACAGGCAGGCCGCCCGCTTCTTATAGCCATCCCCGTCGTAGGTGCGCGTCTGGTTGGACTTGAGCTTCATCATCCTCCGctccgggggcggcggggccggaggACGCGCGGCCCGGagggcgggggcgggcgggacCCACCGGGCGGCGAAGGacgggggggggcgcggggggacCGCCTGCCCGCGACAGTCTCTCTCTGGTTCTCGCTTCGTGGGTCTCGCTACGCGCTGCCGCCCTTCGCCCGCCTCACCCCTGCCCTCGCtgccggccgcgccgccgccaccgcccgCGCTCCGGCCACCGCCGACGACGAccgcgccgccatcttggggCTCGCTACGCAAACGGCGTAGCGCCGCCGGGCGGGGAGGCGGCGCTGCCCCTGCGGCCTCACGGAGCGCCAAGTGCGCAGCGCGGCTTCCAGAATCGCTCCCCCCGCGCTGGCGGCGCCGCCACGCCCCCGCCCCGGCTCGCGCGCTCTACGCCATCGGCGCGGGCCGCGTTCGGGAATAGGGCGGGCGGCGtagagcggcggcggcgggcgctcGGCCTTACGCGAACGGCGCaaggggccgggccggccgcgcGCACGTGGCCCCGCGGTGACAGCGGCTCCGCGGGGACGGCAGTGCCCGCCCTGCGCCGCGCGGGGGCGCTGCGGCAGCGCCGGCACCGCGCCGGTCCCGGCCccggtgacaccgcggggccgCGTCCATCCCCGGTGTCCATCCCCccggtgacaccgcggggccgCGTCCATCCCCGGTGTCCATCCCCccggtgacaccgcggggccgCGTCCATCCCCCCCGGTAACACCGCGGGGCCGTGTCCATCCccggtgacaccgcggggccgCGTCCATCCCCGGTGCCATTCTCCGTGTGTCCATTCCCCCTCCGGTGACACCCGGCTGGGTGTCCATTCCCCTGGGTGACACGCCAGGTCAGTGTCCGTGTGCCCGGTGACACCGCGGCCATCACGGCCCGTTACCGGTTGTCACCGGCTGCCCAGCGACACTTGGCGGCAGGCGGCGGCCACTGCGCCACTCGCCCCCCGTCGGTCCTGCCGCCATCCCGCCCCCGGTCCCCACAAGGGACAGCCCAGGTGACAGCGCAGGGTGCGGACACGCGGGCCGTGTCCCCATCAGAGGGACAcgggctggcacagctgagttttccagctcagccccagcccagccctgctgcatcgCCCCGGGCAGATGGGAAATGCTCCTGCATTCCTCCAGGACTCACTTCCACACCCCTGAACTTCCTTCAGCAGAACAGAACCTGCATTTAGTCACTCCCAAAGTGCTGTCCCAGATGCCAAAGCTCTGAGTCACGCTGTGCTTCGTGAGTTCTGTTTGTGTGCTTCAGACACAGGCATGAACCCAGTGGCATTTTCACCTCTTTTATTATACACAAAACATGAGCACGAAGTTCTACTGCGGGGGCTGACCACGTCCACGACCGAATCCACCTCTCTGCAACAGCAAAAGGAGTGTTAGAAATCATTGTGTCAAGCAGTGACAAACATCATCAAAGCTCTGATGGCACAGGTCAGCCAGGCGAGTGCCACCAACATCAACACATTCCAGCCAGCTCTGTGGATCAAACCTGAAATACTTTCATTTTTGAGGTATAAAACCATGGATCTCCagagagctcagcctgctctCAAACTTGTCACTGGCCTCTGTCCCACCACATCCTTTCCCTACAGTGAGCAAGCTGCATCTGAAGGGTGACAGTTTCCAGCCCCTCTGACACCCTCAGAATCCTACAGGCAGGACCTTCCAGCTTCTCCCACCAAAACCTTcaaaaaaggaagcaaagtTCAAATGCAAACACTCACAAACTGGAATtctgtggctgctccagcaccagcctcAGCCTTCTTGTCAGCACCAGCTGCAGAAAGAGAAGCAGTCAGTACCCACAGAATCCCCTGCCTGGAAGCAAAGTTTTAACCATCCCACAGAACTAAAACTGGGGCTAAACACAGCAAAGCAACAGCTGTAAATGAGCACGTTTGAGAATTACTGAGCCAACCCCAGGGCAAACCCCACAGCTCAGCTGGACAAAACTCCAGCACTCCTCCCATCCACGCTCACATACAGACCCATAGCTATGCCAAGAGCCTCAtcttcctcttttctccttgagaggagccccagagctggacagtTGTCCCCGAGGGGgcaggggggcacagggggcacACTCACGTGGCACGGCGCTGCGGCGGTACGTGTCGCGGTCAGCCTCACCCCGCGtcagccgcgccgggcgctcGCCCTCCAGACCtgcaacacagagcagagccTCAAACGCTGCTCAGCCAGGCCACAAACACAAAGCTCCTGCACCCCAAGGTGCAGAACAGCACCGGGtctgccagcagtgctgcaccTGGAGCAGTTCGGGGAGAATAAACCTAAGGGAAGCAGTGATTTAGTAAGGGAAACTTCACTTTAAGAGTGAAATCTGCTCAGCTTGGGGCAGGGTGGAAGTTAAATAATGTGAGAAGTGGGTTTACAGCATCATCCCAATTGTCTTCTGGACATCAAACTAGTGCTTTGTTGATAAAAATCCCAGAATACTGGGAGTCTGCCATGGCTGATGTTGGTGCACAGCTGATCCCAAACTGCAGGACAGAATTCGGACCCCAGCCTGAACCAGCCACACTGTCAGTACCCCAAATTCCTCATGTCAGTAAAAGCAGATTATCTGTAGAATGTCAGATTAATAGCAGACAAAACTGCTGCAGGAACACCCAGTTGTGGTGGGACCACCACCTCTCAGGGACTGGGCTGTGtgcctggagcccaggctgggcagagcccacccaggCAGGACCAAGGATGCACCCCAGCATCCTCCTGAACATCCACATGCATTGGTATGGCCATAAAAATCCCAGTTCTTGCAATAATTATTTTACTACACCACCTCTGTGGCTCTCAGACTGCTGCTGCCTCATCCACAGTAAAAAAAGAGCACCAAGTGCAGCCCTTCCAAATATCCCTGCCCAGAGGGGGCTGAGGAGGGTTCCAGCACCAGGACAATCCTGTGACACCAcacacagctcctcctgcacaaACCCCAGCCAGAAGCTGCCagtcctccctccctcccagcagggatgcagctCCTTTAAGCTCACTGGATAAACGCAGCATCTAAAGAACAAATCTTGGAACACCCAAGCAACTCAGAGATCAAAGAAAGCATCGTATTCCCAGTTTCTCTGCAATTCCTTCCTTTGAAGCAGGTGATGCTCCCATTTTGTTTGGCTCAGacacaaactgcagcagctgggggtgAACTCCCAGCGCTCCTTGGCCCCCAAAGTGGCTCAGAAGCAAAAAAGCACAACCCATGTGATCCCCCAGAGCAGAGTCTGCTGCACCCCCTGCACTTGGGGTGTGAAAAGCCACCAAGGGAAAATCAGAGCTGCAAGCCccacacacagaatcacagagcagctggggctgatctGGAGCTCACCCTCTTCAAGCCCTCTCAAGGCAGGGTCACTCAGAGCAGTGGCACAAGAACGTGTCCAGGTGGGTCTGGAATGTGCCCAGAGAGGGAGACCACCAcacccccagctgctccagtggGAAGCTCTTCCTCATGCTGAGGTGGAACTTGCTGTATTTTAGTTTCTGGTCACTGCTCCTTGTCCTGCCACTGGGCAGCGCTGAAGGGAGTCTGGCAGCATCCTCTGGTACATGCCCTGGGCAAATCTGTGGGGATTTGTCTCCTCTCCTCCAGACTAACaaggcccagctccctctgtcTCTCCTCACAGAGGTGCTCCAAACCCCTCAGCATTTTtgtgagctctgctgctcctccaccACGAGTTTGCTGTTCACCTTAAACAAGGACCTGGTTGTATTCCTGTGGGAAATGGCTTTTTCCCCACCAGAGACCCCTGTAGCTGTAACCATGTTAGTTTaacctttccttcctttcttgaCCTAATTGGCTGAGAGCCAATTATATTTTCATGAGCAGGAGTCTAGACAAGGCTCTGTTCTCCCTTGttctccctttttctcccctGGAAACTTTTGAGAATAAAAGTCTAGGACTACATTGGGGGTTAGAGCTTCTTTTGGAATCTTTTACCTTGCCCCTGAAATATTCCCCCAAAGCCTTCTCAGATCTGGGCTGTCTAGCAACTCCAGGGTGCTGTGGGGGTAAATATTTCAGGAGCCCTGTCCCAGGAGCACCTTCAGTGTCCCTGGGGAAGGCAGAGTGGGACACCCACCACTGGCCACAGGTGATGCCCAGGTGGGGCTCCAACATCTCCtccacatccccatcccattccttgGGGAAGGCCAATCCCTGGGGTGGGACACAAACCCCGACCACATTTCCTTGCTCTGCTCACGATTTTACACCCAATCCCCACAGGTCTGGCACTGTCCTGGCTGCCCAGCCCCCTGTGCCCACCCCTGGCTGCCCAgctgaaagagaggaaaaatgtaaCAGAGTAGAAATTAGAAATCCATTTAGATTTAAGTGAAATGTACCGCTTTGAGCTTGGTACTGAGTTGAGATGGTTTGagtaaaatatgctgtttagtctaGTAACTGCAACACTAATAAAACTACCccagctaaagaaaaaaaaaaagacaaatttccacactaaaaagataaaaaataagaaagactCCTCAGACCTTTAAACAAGCAAAGTGACCCAAGAGTTCTTTCTATACTTTCTAACAAAAACTAAATACGAGTGTAACTAACTAGAAATGTAACACGAAATCAACAAAATGAATATGCATAAAcctatttttatataaaattctATTACTATGCACAAACCTATTGTAAAATTCTATGAGTATAGAAATTAATAAGAGCAATAAAAATCAATGAAGTTATCAAAAGCGAGCCATTAAAGAACAACAAGTCCCCACGTGCGTCCAGcactataaataaatattgaaatgaTGGAGTTTGAATTTTCCCCCACgtttcccagccccagctgacCTTTGGGCCGGGGTCTGCCGGTCTCGGGGCGGCTGCGGCGCAGCGTGGCCGGGACGATTTCGGGGGGCAGGTGGAGGTAATCCCGCAGGTACTGGATGCCCTCGTTGGTCAGGTACCAGTAGAAGTGTCTCCAAGCAAACTGCTCCTTCACGTAGCCTCGGGACTTGAGGGACTGCGGGGAGAGCTCCCAGTtactcccagttcctcccagttccagcctctcccagctcctcagcagggaagggggacAGAAGGCAgtgagacagagtgaaaattgaATAAGGTAAAAATCTATTCAGATTTCAAGAAAATGTGCCACTTTGAGCTTGCTAAATATGCTAAATAAATTTAGTCTAGTAACTGCAGCCTAGCAAAACTACTAACACACTTTTGCAcactaaaagataaaaaagactCTTAAGATCTTAAAACAGACACGGCAGAGTGACCCAAAAGTTTTTGTTAGAAAGTATAGAAAAAACTAAGTACAAGTGTAACTAACTGTAAGTATAACGTGAAATCAGCAGAATGAATATGCATTAAGCTATTGTAAAATTCTATGCATAGAGAAATtagtaaaggaaataaaaaaagatcaaCAAGAGTTGTCAGAGGTATGCATTATGTCCATTAAAGGGCAATGAGTCCCAACATGCTAAACATAcccattccctacaaatctttattagaATGATgaagtttaatttttcattcacaTTACAATGGTGAAGTTTaattttgcagcagcagcagcagagccccccACCTGCATGGCTTTCATCACGTGCAGGTTGGGCACGTTCTTGTCCACCAGCTCGGGGTGCTTGGCCATGTGCACATCCTTCTTGGCCACCATCACGCCCTCCTTGAACAGCAGCTCGTAGATGGCGATCCGGTTCTTCTTGGGCATCAACATCTGCAGGGGGCACAGCAAAACGGGCTCGGGGACCGGGAACCGTGCTGGGCCACCCCGGGACGCGCTTCCCGGGAGGGAAACCGGGAAATCCCAGCGTTTCCTCCGTAAATCATCCCGCGCACCCCCGCCCGCTGTCGGGCACACCGGGCAAGGTGGGGCAGGCTCGGGGAGAGCCCGGCTTGGCCCCGCCGTTAAGTGCAACTGAACCAGGGAACCGGGAGCCGGAACCGACACCGGCAGCGCCCCCAGCACGGGAAATCAGCTACGGGCGGTGCTCCCGGACCCACCGGGCCGGGGCTGTCCGTGCTCGGGCACGACCGAACCCCCGCGGCAGCGGCCGGGGTGGGACGCCCCGGTGCCAGCGCCGGACACCCAACCCCACCCCGCGGCCCGGCGCCGCCGGTCCCTTTCTCCCCGCACAGCCGGGGCGTGGAGCCCCGATGGGGGAAGTGCGGCGGGGGGCCCCCAGACCCCGGGATGGCGGCGATGCGCGGCCGATGGCCCGAGCGCGGCCTCAccgtggcggcggcggcggcggggcccggccggaAAGGACTGCGCGTGCGCCGGCCCGCCGCTTCCGCCGCGCCAAGGACCCCCTCGGCGGCGGGAGGGGGCGCCCGCCGTGCTGCCTGCGCGGAGAGCAGGCCCCCTCCTGCCCGGGGAACGGGCTGCCCGCCGCGGTGCCTGAGGGGCACGGCGGGTGACCTCCGCCCCCGCGTCCCCACTCGTGTCACGCCTCCCACACGTCCCCACCCGTGCCATCCCCAGCCGTGTCACCCCCCACGTTCCGGCTGTGTCACTCGGGGCTGTGTCATCCCCCACGTCCCCATCCGTGCCATCCCCGGCCGTGCCACCCAAAGCTGTATCACCCCTGGCCGTGCCACCCCAGGCCGTGCCATCCCCCACGTCCCCGGCTGTGTCACCCCCGGCTGTgtcacccccccacccccgtcCCCAGCCGTGTCACCCCCACCCGTGCCATCCCCACCCGTGTCACCCCCGACAATGTCACCCCCACCCGTGGCATCCCCACCCGTGTCACCTCCGGCCGTGCCATCCCCAGCCATGCCACCCAAAGCTGTGCCACCCCTGGCCGTGTCACCTCCGGCCGTGCCATCCCCAGCCATGCCACCCAAAGCTGTGTCACCCCTGGCCGTGTCACCTCCGGCCGTGCCATCCCCACCCGTGGCATCCCCACCCGTGCCACCACCACCCGtgtcggccccggccgtgccaCCCGCAGTCCCCGCGGTGCCCGCTGTCCCCCGCCGTG comes from the Lonchura striata isolate bLonStr1 chromosome 30, bLonStr1.mat, whole genome shotgun sequence genome and includes:
- the RPS10 gene encoding small ribosomal subunit protein eS10; amino-acid sequence: MLMPKKNRIAIYELLFKEGVMVAKKDVHMAKHPELVDKNVPNLHVMKAMQSLKSRGYVKEQFAWRHFYWYLTNEGIQYLRDYLHLPPEIVPATLRRSRPETGRPRPKGLEGERPARLTRGEADRDTYRRSAVPPGADKKAEAGAGAATEFQFRGGFGRGRGQPPQ